The following coding sequences are from one Oscarella lobularis chromosome 19, ooOscLobu1.1, whole genome shotgun sequence window:
- the LOC136198547 gene encoding 17-beta-hydroxysteroid dehydrogenase 14-like, which translates to MASFLRSSAAWLSSFSRMSRWSSSITSQSKHLYNFAQPARAASSSVPGHRYGGKVTIVTGGSKGIGEGIVRVFAEEGSNVVFCARGVDVGKKLETELNDKWPGRTMFVTCDMTKESDIESMVQTTVNKFGRLDCLVNNAGWHPPATAVDDMSVDDFRYLLNFNLVSYFIASKAALPHLRKTQGNIINLSSLVGIIGQEGSASYVATKGGITSMSKGMAIDEAKHNVRVNVISPGNVWTPLWNEFAQSAPDPQEFIKGGEDAQLLGRMGTIEESGKLCLFIAADATFMTGIDFVMSGGAELNYGRKTQMD; encoded by the exons AtggcttcgtttcttcgctcCTCAGCGGCGTGGCTGTCTTCCTTCTCTCGAATGAGTAGATGGAGTTCATCGATTACTTCTCAGTCTAAG CATCTTTACAACTTTGCCCAACCAGCTCGGGCAGCTTCGTCGAGTGTCCCTGGCCATCGTTACGGCGGAAAAGTGACGATAGTCACTGGCGGTTCTAAAGGAATCGGAGAAGGAATCGTCAGAGTATTTG CTGAGGAAGGctccaacgtcgtcttctgcgCTCGAGGAG TTGATGTTGGGAAAAAGCTAGAGACAGAGCTGAATGACAAATGGCCAGGAAGAACGATGTTCGTGACCTGCGACATGACGAAGGAAAGCGATATTGAG AGTATGGTCCAAACTACGGTCAATAAATTTGGTCGCTTGGATTGCTTGGTGAACAATGCAGGCTGGC ATCCACCCGCCACCGCTGTTGATGACATGTCTGTGGACGACTTCAGATACCTGCTCAACTTCAACCTCGTCAGTTATTTCATAGCAAGCAAG GCCGCTTTGCCTCATCTGAGAAAAACCCAAGGCAATATCATCAATCTTTCCAGCTTGGTGGGTATCATAGGGCAAGAAGGATCAGCTTCTTACGTAGCGACCAAAGGCGGAATAACGTCCATGTCAAAAGGAATGGCCATCGACGAAGCAAAGCACAACGTTCGAGTCAACGT CATTTCACCTGGAAACGTGTGGACACCGCTTTGGAACGAATTCGCCCAAAGCGCCCCAGATCCTCAGGAGTTCATAAAAGGCGGGGAAGACGCACAG CTACTGGGTCGAATGGGAACAATTGAAGAAAGCGGCAAACTTTGTCTTTTCATTGCCGCCGACGCCACTTTTATGACGGGCATCGACTTTGTGATGTCGGGAGGAGCAGAGCTCAACTACGGGAGAAAAACGCAGATGGACTAA
- the LOC136198528 gene encoding nuclear pore membrane glycoprotein 210-like, with amino-acid sequence MLRAFGKMALRSVIAVFLCLTASNAKPQLSLNRPNLLLPYAVDEASKSFFILKGICPTKCCFIWSTNKPEVALIEGTDNTISSGSASSGGSGAECSVSARVVATSPHPTTKTAVIIAKDTISGQSLRCDVFISDIKRIEIRTTSKDLIVDEAPKALHVQAFDAKENMFTALSNHPFVWNLVSFDGKDDPSIYVRLLTYSDSLYETSEENLKLERTGLKGDTILVEGLATGLVKVSARLVHSIWKNVNSFEVVLQVVENVQLIPSSDVYILQQSYVDFIVEKQKANRLLVLDMPSDQYILSSTNSSVGRLDANLSRVTGLAIGETDVQLLSTQLNSSLVTRIPTTTVHVVPPAYLVFEISGRNWVVQTGKVYEITIHVYGSHNHRLKLTENVRIESSFPLGHLNVISSSENGSYHLVNGTKVGDVMLSAKLKCIQILGSDELFYFDHPLSAEQPMEILSPVTVTPKRVLLPWHPKTNATYQFKASGGSGNYDWSIDFPAISPINQSGVATVQQKGASHPKASDDKNSMIFDTSELHIVDPVEMEFLPLRLEALVDTTLDLPLAMKGRISTNDSNNLIPFNDCRHLNFLLNYTDQKIFEAVSYTNYTLDDLPEGACAILRVKALHPGHTALTAMYTRMKLSASVLIGAYNELEILSPPAPALVTIGSSFVYQFDGGPLPWPQEQRYFQDVEADSNALTVDPTSELRGARHEYRIGCRRLGDESITLKVGNRNVSERWFHVFSVLKATILCREPYSAMLVPSANVEKCPLFSRELAKEIHVAFDYSLQLELTVQEKGGRNFDNFTSLEWKWQTNGIRIIKTDLKNPNGNKGFVQLWERSTPETVNINVVSSSYSRRYVTDRQLAVLRRELKDHLLVKFQGNPAVNPSSVTLFNHLLNTASLVVTNGSQFYELTLDSDKSKEIIKYHQELGSNEITITPISDGQAILSVQDLCLVTLIPSPTATVRVTGIHSFDVKVPEKVQVDQFIEATVCVLDLWGTPIPFSQYKFINLQAHALAPILKFSNAQKRDSRSDCALFSIQGLVEGTTQILFNATAPGGHLITSEPETIQVYSRIQVKPDEIVLVPTALFQVQVIGGPRNDARIVFKALNESVAKVDTIGLIEAIAPGRTIVSVASEASDGSGTIYSEAEVRVIVVKLTGLKIRVPSDQIVVGSEVSAYVMGQYEETPFSFASAVPQLYFHWKSSNEDLVSLHSVYHRAGVSLDSDPDFAVRLRADRVGQSTISVHVNCPPNVCSPDRTTLSSSAEVQILESLKLLSPASGRLLLPHRADFRVRTNRDGDCLVAYRIVSTIDGRNDDDPGPAQIDEEGHITTRSLDGAVIVVVTAVEPYGINQTVLIHLEVRPVVSLTINSLSSVRGGSDKFHAFPIGYSARFVLSFHDTIGREFDYKDMPVRHQVNRNDVVRVLRQTDDGAYRIKGVKLGQVIVKMQLSASPQISDYIRVRIDQPLEPKLATIHEGSTVCFLSLTPFTKGVWSSSEPRVLRIDPLSGKAHALSSGRALISNKDDDVVNTHVEVTVSPVRTLTISPLDSKSRPLSDCLPEAGCAQPDFSVEFFSDDNGGKFTDFHDCGPDCDVGVVADENRNSPNHSRQIDFACAIESDLEFYHVSGKPGSVADLFDAVAHFDATTGESECRVRAKGDAATSVVRSEGHVIVTARVVDSTSASANVGVPFFGAFSLETNRVRLNGANDAHVTVTIFGSPKVLASLTVTSLSSALGAKLSIGVIDVALLSQPAPSNDEEFRVSISSSLTGQRQLLVVTYIADTKSQKEDVRDEEPSKKPPESIPAREVSATSNLILYVVVLLVLIFLTSLCYLFGRSGSTGALVDAQPVTFEPVNPRTPPQPAFGSSRYRGKRSTPTPIPGAGGATPFTPIAQSGHVPYAQKPKQYSAS; translated from the exons ATGCTACGGGCTTTCGGAAAAATGGCTCTCCGGTCGGTGATCGCCGTTTTTCTGTGTCTGACAGCCTCCAACGCGAAACCCCAACTCTCTCTAAATCGTCCGAATCTATTACTACcgtacgccgtcgacgaagcgtcgaaatCCTTCTTCATTTTGAAGGGAATCTGCCCGACTAAATGCTGTTTCATCTG GAGCACGAACAAGCCCGAAGTGGCTCTCATCGAAGGAACGGACAATA CGATTAGCAGCGGAAGCGCAAGtagcggcggcagcggcgcgGAGTGCTCGGTCTCGGCGCGCGTAGTCGCCACGTCGCCGCATCCGACTACAAAAACCGCAGTAATTATCGCAAAGGACACCA TATCCGGTCAGTCTCTGCGCTGCGACGTGTTCATTAGCGATATCAAACGCATCGAAatacgaacgacgagcaaggATTTAATTGTAGACGAGGCGCCAAAGGCTCTTCACGTGCAGGCTTTCGACGCCAAAG AGAACATGTTCACTGCTTTGAGTAATCATCCGTTTGTATGGAACCTCGTCAGTTTCGACGGCAAAGACGATCCATCGATATACGTCAG ACTTTTAACCTATTCGGATTCGTTGTACGAAACCTCAGAAGAGAACTTGAAATTAGAGAGAACC GGTTTAAAAGGCGACACGATATTGGTCGAGGGCCTAGCGACAGGTCTCGTTAAAGTATCTGCTAGATTAGTACATTCTATTTGGAAG AACGTCAACTCATTCGAAGTCGTTCTCCAAGTCGTTGAAAACGTCCAGTTAATTCCGTCGTCCGACGTGTATATACTCCAGCAGTCGTACGTGGATTTTATTGTGGAGAAACAGAAGGCGAATAGACTACTAG TTCTTGACATGCCGTCCGATCAGTACATACTTTCGTCAACGAATTCCAGTGTTGGACGTCTCGATGCAAATTTGAGCCGAGTGACGGGACTGGCCATCGGAGAAACGGACGTTCAATTGCTAAGCACTC AATTGAATTCGAGTCTTGTGACGAGGATTCCCACGACGACGGTCCACGTGGTTCCGCCGGCGTATTTAG TGTTCGAGATATCGGGAAGAAATTGGGTCGTACAAACGGGAAAAGTATACGAAATCACTATACACGTCTATGGGAGTCACAATCATCGGCTGAAGCTGACGGAG AATGTTCGCATTGAGAGTAGTTTTCCTCTTGGTCATTTGAACGTtatttcgtcgtccgaaaACGGTTCCTATCATCTCGTCAATGGAACGAAGGTCGGCGACGTCATGTTGTCTGCCAAACTGAAGTGCATCCAG ATTCTTGGAAGTGATGAGTTGTTCTATTTCGACCATCCCCTATCGGCTGAACAGCCCATGGAAATTCTTAGTCCAGTCACTGTCACGCCGAAACGCGTTCTGCTTCCATGGCATCCCAAGACCAACGCAACGTATCAATTTAAA GCGTCTGGCGGTAGCGGAAATTATGATTGGTCAATTGACTTTCCGGCCATTTCTCCTATCAATCAAAGCGGCGTGGCAACAGTACAACAGAAGGGCGCGTCTCATCCCAAAGCATCAGACGATAAAAACTCTATGATATTCGACACGTCGGAA CTACACATCGTGGATCCCGTCGAGATGGAATTCTTGCCACTGCGACTCGAAGCTCTCGTCGACACGACGCTCGATCTTCCTCTCGCAATGAAAGGGCGAATAAGCA CCAATGACAGCAATAATCTCATTCCTTTTAACGACTGTCGCCATCTCAATTTCTTGCTCAACTACACCGATCAGAAAATATTCGAAGCCGTTTCCTATACAAACTACA CGCTTGACGATCTTCCGGAGGGCGCTTGTGCCATTTTGAGAGTCAAAGCCCTTCACCCGGGACACACGGCTCTAACGGCAATGTACACTCGAATGAAATTATCGGCTTCAGTTCTCATTGGAGCCTATAACGAATTAGAA ATTCTCTCTCCTCCGGCTCCTGCACTCGTTACCATTGGCTCATCGTTTGTGTACCAATTCGACGGGGGTCCGCTACCGTGGCCTCAAGAGCAGAGATACTTtcaagacgtcgaagcggaTTCCAACGCATTGACCGTCGATCCCACGTCCGAATTACGCGGCGCACGTCACGAGTACAGAATCGGTTGTCGTAGATTAGGAGACGAG TCGATAACTCTGAAGGTGGGCAATCGAAACGTTTCGGAGCGTTGGTTTCACGTGTTCTCCGTTCTGAAAGCGAC taTCCTATGTCGTGAGCCGTATTCGGCTATGCTCGTGCCGTCGGCCAACGTGGAGAAGTGTCCCTTGTTCAGTCGCGAACTCGCGAAGGAGATTCACGTCGCCTTTGACTATTCTCTCCAGTTGGAATTGACGGTGCAGGAGAAGGGGGGCCGAAATTTCGACAATTTTACGTCGTTGGAGTGGAAATGGCAAACCAATGGAATCAGGATCATCAAAACCGATCTAAAAAATCCCAACGGAAATAAGG GTTTCGTTCAATTGTGGGAGAGGTCAACGCCCGAGACGGTCAACATAAACGTTGTCAGTAGCTCTTATAGCAGAAGATACGTGACGGATAGACAG CTGGCTGTTTTGCGTCGCGAACTAAAGGATCATTTGCTGGTGAAATTCCAAGGGAATCCCGCCGTCAATCCGTCCTCGGTGACTCTATTTAATCATTTACTGAATACG GCTAGTCTAGTTGTCACAAACGGATCTCAATTCTACGAGTTGACTCTCGATAGCGACAAGTcgaaagaaataattaaatatcatCAAGAACTTGGCTCAAATGAAATAACC ATCACGCCGATTTCTGACGGCCAGGCGATTCTTTCCGTTCAAGACTTGTGCCTTGTAACGTTGATTCCGTCGCCCACGGCAACCGTTCGCGTCACGGGGATACAttcatttgacgtcaaagttCCGGAAAAA GTTCAAGTCGACCAATTCATCGAGGCCACCGTTTGCGTTCTCGATCTATGGGGAACCCCCATCCCTTTCAGCCAATACAAATTCATCAATCTTCAAGCGCACGCCTTGGCTCCCATTCTCAAATTCAG CAACGCGCAGAAACGCGATTCTCGCAGCGACTGCGCTCTCTTTTCCATCCAAGGCCTAGTCGAAGGAACGACGCAGATTCTTTTCAACGCGACAGCGCCAGGCGGTCATCTAATCACAAGCGAACCCGAAACGATACAAGTCTACTCGCGAATTCAAGTCAAACCGGACgaaatcgttctcgttcCAACGGCGCTATTCCAG GTCCAGGTGATCGGTGGCCcgagaaacgacgctcgGATCGTTTTTAAGGCTCTAAACGAGTCCGTAGCTAAAGTGGATACGATTGGCTTGATAGAGGCTATTGCTCCCGGCCGAACAATTGTTTCTGTGGCGAGTGAGGCGTCCGACGGATCCGGCACGATTTATTCAGAG gcGGAGGTGcgcgtcatcgtcgtcaaattgacGGGACTGAAAATTCGCGTGCCTTCGGATCAAATTGTCGTTGGCAGCGAG GTTTCTGCCTATGTGATGGGTCAGTACGAAGAGACGCCGTTCTCGTTTGCGAGCGCCGTTCCTCAGCTTTATTTCCACTGGAAGTCGAGCAACGAGGATCTGGTCTCCCTTCACTCCGTCTATCATCGG GCTGGAGTTTCTCTCGATTCCGATCCCGATTTTGCCGTGCGACTGAGAGCCGACAGAGTCGGTCAATCAACGATCAGCGTCCACGTGAACTGTCCACCGAACGTTTGCTCTCCGGATCGCACGACGCTATCGAGCTCAGCTGAAGTACAG ATACTAGAATCCCTTAAGCTTCTTTCCCCCGCGTCGGGTCGTCTTCTATTGCCCCATCGAGCCGATTTTCGCGTTCGCAcgaatcgcgacggcgactgtCTCGTCGCCTATCGCATCGTCTCGACAATCGAcggacgaaacgacgacgatccgggACCGGctcaaatcgacgaggaagGTCACATCACGACGAGGAGTCTCGACGgtgccgtcatcgtcgtcgtcacggcaGTCGAACCGTACGGAATTAATCAAACAGTGCTAATTCATTTGGAG gttcGTCCTGTCGTATCTCTGACTATCAATTCCCTTTCGTCTGTTCGCGGCGGTTCCGATAAGTTCCACGCGTTTCCTATTGGCTATTCGGCGCGTTTCGTTCTATCGTTTCACGACACGATCGGTCGCGAGTTCGATTACAAGGACATGCCTGTTCGTCATCAGGTgaaccgaaacgacgtcgtgcgcgttCTGCGGCagaccgacgacggcgcgtaTCGCATAAAAGGCGTAAAACTCGGTCAAGTGATAGTGAAG ATGCAACTCTCCGCTTCGCCTCAAATCAGCGATTACATTCGAGTTCGAATCGACCAGCCGCTGGAACCCAAGCTGGCTACGATTCACGAGGGATCGACTGTTTGCTTTCTAAGCCTCACGCCTTTTACCAAAG gcGTTTGGTCCTCGTCTGAACCGCGCGTTCTTCGAATCGACCCTTTGTCGGGCAAAGCGCACGCTCTCTCGTCGGGCCGCGCATTGATTTCcaacaaagacgacgacgtcgttaaCACTCACGTCGAG GTGACCGTTTCACCGGTTCGCACGCTAACGATTTCACCCCTGGACAGCAAGAGCCGACCGCTATCAGACTGTCTCCCTGAAGCGGGGTGCGCCCAGCCGGACTTCTCCGTTGAATTCTTCTCCGACGATAACGGAGGTAAGTTCACGGATTTTCACGATTGCGGCCCGGattgcgacgtcggcgtcgtcgcggaCGAAAACCGAAACTCTCCCAATCATTCGCGTCAAATCGATTTCGCCTGCGCCATCGAATCGGACTTGGAGTTCTACCACGTGTCGGGCAAACCCGGAAGTGTAGCGGATctcttcgacgccgtcgctcaCTTCGATGCGACGACGGGCGAGAGCGAGTGTCGCGTGCGAGCGAAAGGAGATgcggcgacgagcgtcgttcGTTCGGAAGGCCACGTGATCGTTACGgcacgcgtcgtcgactcgacgagcGCGAGCGCGAACGTTGGCGTGCCGTTCTTCGGAGCCTTCTCCCTGGAAACGAATCGCGTTCGATTGAACGGCGCCAACGACGCGCACGTGACCGTGACGATTTTCGGGTCCCCGAAAGTTCTCGCTTcgttgacggtgacgtcactgtcgTCGGCACTCGGAGCGAAACTGAGTATTGGAGTCATTGACGTCGCGCTTCTATCTCAGCCGGCtccgtcgaacgacgaggaATTCCGCGTTTCGATATCGAGCTCGTTGACCGGCCAAAGGcaacttctcgtcgtcacttACATCGCCGATACGAAATctcagaaagaagacgtccGTGACGAAGAACCCTCGAAGAAACCCCCCGAGTCGATTCCCGCTCGAGAAGTctccgcgacgtcgaatttgattctctacgtcgtcgtccttctcgtcttgattttcttgacGAGCCTGTGCTACCTGTTCGGTCGTTCGGGTTCGACGggcgcgctcgtcgacgcgcagcCCGTCACTTTCGAGCCCGTTAATCCGAGGACGCCGCCGCAACCGGCGTTTGGTTCGAGTCGATACCGCGGAAAGCGATCGACTCCGACTCCGATTcccggcgccggcggcgcgacTCCCTTCACTCCCATAGCGCAGAGCGGGCACGTTCCGTACGCTCAAAAACCGAAACAATATTCCGCGTCCTAG
- the LOC136198552 gene encoding M protein, serotype 2.1-like codes for MYSSEEDARFVIFQEKIEELKKKNLQLEEGSKDGIASLREENKILHERLNKAERKLMEINDQQRAVNFHELRKNLQEEIRKDLQEEIRKDLQKELQEELQKMRGEIFRRVYDSTAAAAASATSATSGVSSR; via the exons ATGTATTCATCTGAAGAGGACGCAAGATTTGTTATCTTTCAAGag AAAATTGAAgagctgaagaagaagaatttgcAACTAGAGGAG GGCAGCAAAGACGGGATTGCTTCACTGAGAGAG GAGAATAAAATTCTTCATGAA CGTCTGAACAAAGCGGAGCGCAAATTGATGGAG ATTAATGATCAGCAGCGGGCA GTCAATTTTCATGAGCTTCGAAAGAATCTTCAAGAGGAGATTCGAAAGGATCTTCAAGAGGAGATTCGAAAGGATCTTCAAAAGGAGCTTCAAGAGGAGCTTCAAAAAATGCGTGGAG aaatTTTTCGCCGTGTTTATGATTCTACagctgctgccgctgcttcCGCTACATCCGCTACCAGCGGAGTCAGCAGCCGTTAG
- the LOC136198546 gene encoding MYG1 exonuclease-like, whose amino-acid sequence MRLFRRLVSMEVVKKPKVVIGTHDGKFHCDEALACGILRLLPEYKHAQICRSRDPQTLQKCDIVVDVGGIYDPQTHRYDHHQRSFDSTMNSLRPEFPWKTKLSSAGLVYLHFGERAITEILGLESPTNDVAKIYTKVYENFIEEIDAVDNGIDQYDGTPRYKVTTTIGSRVGALNPAWNATKEKDPDAQFELAVNLVVTEFQERVKGLHSVWLPARDLVKEAIDARFKVDSSGMIISFDKGSCPWKEHLFEIEQEMGIVAEIKFALYEDDKGSWRVQCVPKHSNSFINRLSLREEWKGLRDDELSKKANIPGCIFVHSGQFIGGNKTHEGALQMARESLKHE is encoded by the exons ATGAG GCTTTTTCGCAGGCTTGTTTCCATGGAAGTTGTCAAGAAGCCGAAAGTTGTGATAGGCACGCACGACGGCAAGTTCCATTGCGACGAAGCGTTGGCCTGCGgcattcttcgtcttttgccGGAGTACAAGCACGCACAAATCTGTCGCTCTCGAGATCCACAAACGCTACAAAAATGCGACATCGTAGTGGACGTGGGCGGAATCTACGATCCACAGACTCACAGATACGATCATCACCAGAG GTCTTTTGATAGCACCATGAACTCGTTGAGACCTGAATTTCCGTGGAAAACAAAACTGAGCAGCGCCGGACTGGTGTACCTCCACTTCGGCGAAAGGGCTATTACTGAAATTCTCGGCCTCGAATCTCCCACTAACGACGTAGCAAAGATATACACTAAAGTATACGAAAACTTTATAGAGGAGATCGATGCAGTGGACAATGGTATTGATCAGTACGATGGCACCCCAAG ATACAAAGTGACAACAACGATAGGATCGCGTGTTGGCGCTTTGAATCCAGCATGGAATGCCACCAAAGAGAAGGACCCAGAT gcgCAGTTTGAGTTGGCCGTGAATCTCGTTGTTACGGAGTTCCAGGAGAGAGTCAAAGGTCTCCACAGTGTTTGGCTTCCTGCAAGAGATTTGGTCAAGGAAGCTATTGATGCTCGTTTTAAA GTTGATTCTAGTGGGATGATCATTTCGTTCGATAAAGGGAGCTGCCCGTGGAAGGAGCACTTGTTTGAAATCGAACAGGAGATGGGCATAGTGGCAGAGATTAAGTTTGCACTCTATGAAGACGACAAGGGATCTTGGAGGGTCCAATGCGTCCCCAAGCATTCAAACTCATTCATCAATAG GCTCTCGTTGCGAGAAGAGTGGAAAGGattgcgagacgacgaactcAGCAAAAAGGCCAATATTCCAGGATGCATATTCGTGCACTCGGGTCAATTCATCGGCGGAAACAAAACCCACGAAGGCGCCCTACAAATGGCAAGAGAAAGCCTCAAACACGAATGA
- the LOC136198540 gene encoding tyrosine-protein kinase SRK3-like, with product MDGVPDDDATLRARLISFGENPGPINDSTRELYRKKLKRLLKGKKEVKKQPKQLKQVEKEKTEAEADGGEGGEGGEEGGIFATLLQAPYRLYRGLFGQDDDVDEDESEKMEVDVDDDVRNDDVNFHGVTKIKPSPKSKDLPTFKLPRATPRRPLRASAAPRVVEKPAIATMATDWELDPSTIVISRRANGFEWKLGQGGFGVVYRAVMNGIDPVAVKCLKVGVSASVVEQFRDELALIACLRHRHIVQFYGACTRPDNLFMVTELMETDLFSALRSSHSDRYKWGGTGHGRAIVRGIAAGLHYLHSKNPPVVHRDLKSPNILLSSTSEGCLAKIADIGLARTKLNTLMTPQPGYTPAWSAPEVVYRERTDEKVDVWSWGILLWEVVTGRVPSHGELVMPVWCGYELSSLFDRCRAREAWQRPSALEIVKNVEPL from the coding sequence ATGGACGGCGTgccggacgacgacgcgacgcttcGAGCTCGTCTCATCTCGTTCGGCGAGAATCCGGGCCCAATAAACGATTCCACGCGCGAACTCTATCGAAAGAAGCTGAAACGATTGCTGAAAGGCAAGAAAGAAGTCAAGAAGCAACCGAAACAGTTGAAACAagtcgagaaagagaagacagAAGCCGAAGCGGACGGAGGAGAAGGCGGAGAAGGCGGAGAAGAAGGCGGAATCTTTGCCACACTTCTCCAAGCCCCATATCGTCTATATCGAGGTCTCTTCggtcaagacgacgacgtcgacgaagacgaaagcgaaaaaatggaagttgacgtcgacgatgacgtcagaaatgacgacgtcaacttTCACGGCGTCACCAAAATAAAGCCAAGTCCCAAATCGAAAGACTTGCCGACGTTCAAACTACCGCGCGCCACTCCGCGACGTCCTCTACGCGCGTCGGCGGCACCAAGAGTAGTCGAAAAACCGGCTATTGCTACCATGGCAACGGACTGGGAACTCGATCCGTCGACAATCGTCATCAGTCGACGCGCGAACGGCTTCGAGTGGAAACTAGGCCAAGGCGGATTCGGCGTCGTCTACAGAGCCGTCATGAACGGCATCgatcccgtcgccgtcaagtgTCTCAAGGTAGGCGTCTCCGCCAGCGTCGTGGAACAATTTCGCGACGAACTTGCGCTCATCGCCTGTCTGCGTCATCGTCACATCGTCCAATTCTACGGCGCTTGCACGCGTCCGGACAATCTCTTCATGGTCACCGAACTCATGGAAACGGATCTGTTCAGCGCGCTGCGCTCGTCGCATAGCGATCGATACAAGTGGGGCGGCACGGGGCACGGGCGCGCGATTGTACGCGGCATAGCGGCGGGACTCCACTATCTTCACTCGAAGAACCCGCCCGTCGTCCATCGCGATCTAAAGAGTCCCAACAttcttctctcgtcgacgagcgaggGCTGTCTCGCGAAGATCGCCGACATCGGTTTGGCGCGTACGAAATTGAATACGTTGATGACGCCGCAGCCGGGCTACACGCCCGCCTGGTCGGCGCCCGAAGTGGTGTATCGCGAGCGAACGGACGAGAAGGTGGACGTGTGGAGTTGGGGTATTCTACTGTGGGAAGTCGTTACGGGGCGCGTGCCGTCGCACGGCGAGTTGGTCATGCCCGTTTGGTGCGGCTACGAGCTTTCGAGTCTGTTCGATCGATGTCGCGCGAGGGAGGCATGGCAACGGCCGAGTGCTCTCGAAATTGTTAAGAACGTTGAGCCATTGTAA
- the LOC136198549 gene encoding tetraspanin-9-like: MGVDLSGGWKFGKYLIFFFNLVFWIFGLALIVVGAIAMDKYGSIFNLDPNQSWTSGPALVIAVGCIIFVIAFFGCIGAIGQNRPLLYIFAVLMSIMFILTIVGVILVVVYKNQIEAKLKDAMLDSMIKYNETGTKKVWDGMQSKWPKCCGTNNYTDWCNRGMSVPMSCCIDETANCPFECGSNDTSNIRTKGCYDETIGAVQSHWPAAAGVSGGVAVVELLAVILGCGLAHAISQGKYEVV; this comes from the exons ATGGGAGTCGATCTGTCAGGCGGCTGGAAATTCGGCAAGTAcctcatcttcttcttcaatctcGTCTTCTGG ATCTTCGGCTTGgctctcatcgtcgtcggagcgATCGCAATG GACAAATACGGCAGCATCTTCAATCTCGACCCCAATCAAAGCTGGACGTCCGGCCCGGCgctcgtcatcgccgtcggCTGCATAATCTTCGtgatcgcctttttcggatGCATCGGCGCTATCGGGCAAAACCGTCCCCTTTTGTACATC TTTGCGGTTCTTATGTCGATTATGTTCATTCTGACGATTGTCGGCGTCattcttgtcgtcgtttACAAGAATCAG ATTGAGGCCAAATTGAAGGACGCCATGTTAGATAGCATGATAAAGTACAATGAAACGGGAACTAAAAAAGTGTGGGACGGCATGCAATCCAAATGG CCCAAATGCTGCGGAACGAATAACTACACCGACTGGTGCAATCGTGGAATGAGTGTGCCAATGAGCTGCTGCATAGACGAAACTGCAAACTGTCCATTCGAATGCGGCAGTAATGACACGAGCAACATTCGCACAAAG GGTTGCTATGACGAGACCATTGGAGCAGTGCAGAGTCATTGGCCTGCCGCTGCCGGCGTTTCTGGCGGCGTTGCTGTTGTCGAA ctTCTTGCTGTGATTCTTGGCTGTGGTTTGGCTCACGCAATTTCGCAGGGCAAGTATGAAGTCGTCTAA